The following proteins are encoded in a genomic region of Xanthomonas cassavae CFBP 4642:
- a CDS encoding radical SAM protein yields MEVLSESPRISSLVVNLKLSERCNLNCDYCYYYADAYSDVHERPALLRSDVSRQAIARLVEATEDYDIGELAIAFHGGEPTLMNPRAFRALCAEIVEKLRPRVGVLHLITQTNGVHLSDDWLQVAREFDVHIGVSLDGPRDYNDIHRLDHKGRGSYDRIERTLHRLQRAAREEHIRPISLIAVLNPDFDYGRIYDHFVDTLGVGLLNFLLPDHSWDSLSADSVEIDRFGDALCLMFERWLLTGQDNVYVKQFSDVLHRIALHRRGVALDISAVNLVIHSDGDMALNDSYMAAVAWFRTQQHFNVRTASFRQWMNQPIMREIERAYRTLPDQCMGCRHQAICRGGELEHRFSSDAGFNNRSVYCSVLKRLYDAIQAALVEGDRHANAAVAEVAHA; encoded by the coding sequence ATGGAAGTGCTTTCGGAAAGCCCCCGTATTTCCTCGCTGGTGGTGAATCTGAAACTGTCGGAGAGATGCAATCTCAATTGCGATTACTGCTACTACTATGCCGACGCCTATTCCGATGTGCATGAGCGACCGGCGCTGCTTCGCAGCGACGTCTCGCGACAAGCTATCGCGCGGCTGGTCGAGGCAACGGAGGACTATGATATCGGTGAGTTGGCAATTGCCTTCCATGGCGGCGAGCCTACCTTGATGAATCCTCGAGCGTTCCGCGCGCTGTGCGCGGAGATCGTGGAAAAGCTGAGACCCCGGGTAGGCGTGCTGCATCTCATCACCCAGACCAATGGCGTGCACCTGTCAGACGACTGGCTGCAGGTCGCGCGCGAATTCGATGTGCACATAGGAGTCAGTCTCGATGGTCCTCGGGACTACAACGATATTCATCGTCTCGATCACAAAGGGCGCGGTTCTTACGACCGGATCGAGCGAACCCTGCACCGGCTGCAGCGCGCTGCGCGGGAGGAACACATCCGGCCGATCAGCCTGATCGCGGTACTCAATCCCGATTTCGACTATGGGCGCATCTACGATCATTTCGTGGATACGCTGGGCGTGGGATTGCTGAACTTCTTGTTGCCGGACCATAGCTGGGATAGCCTCAGCGCAGACAGCGTGGAGATCGACAGGTTCGGTGACGCGCTGTGCCTAATGTTCGAGCGTTGGTTGCTGACCGGTCAGGACAATGTCTACGTGAAACAGTTCAGCGATGTTCTGCACCGGATCGCGTTGCATCGCCGTGGGGTGGCATTGGATATTTCGGCAGTCAATCTGGTCATCCACAGTGACGGCGATATGGCATTGAACGACTCCTACATGGCGGCCGTGGCATGGTTTCGAACGCAGCAGCATTTCAACGTGCGAACCGCCAGCTTTCGCCAATGGATGAACCAGCCGATCATGAGGGAGATCGAGCGCGCGTACCGAACCTTGCCTGATCAGTGCATGGGCTGCAGGCACCAAGCGATCTGCCGGGGCGGCGAGTTGGAACACCGCTTCAGCAGTGACGCCGGATTCAACAACCGCTCGGTGTACTGCAGTGTCTTGAAACGCCTGTACGACGCCATCCAGGCCGCGTTGGTGGAAGGTGATCGCCATGCCAATGCCGCCGTCGCGGAGGTGGCTCATGCCTGA